Proteins found in one Sporosarcina sp. FSL K6-3457 genomic segment:
- a CDS encoding type IV toxin-antitoxin system AbiEi family antitoxin domain-containing protein produces MDYRKMLDSLIEQCEGLVLTKDVTGAGIPRTYLSSLVKEDILERVAHGVYLTRDAFDDELYSLQARSSRLIYSHETALYLHDLTDRDPLQWVGTVPSGYNSTNLKNEGVKVYTVKRELHQLGTTTGQTEFGRKITLYNRERTICDIIRSRNKMDSDLINETIRRYVGSKDKNIPLLLRYAEQLRVQKILQNYLEILL; encoded by the coding sequence ATGGATTATCGTAAAATGCTTGATTCATTAATTGAACAGTGCGAAGGACTCGTTTTGACAAAAGATGTGACAGGGGCGGGAATTCCTCGTACTTATCTGAGTTCTTTGGTAAAAGAGGATATTCTAGAGCGAGTGGCACATGGTGTTTATTTAACCAGGGATGCATTTGATGATGAATTGTATAGTTTGCAAGCAAGAAGTAGCCGACTGATCTACTCTCATGAAACAGCCCTTTATTTGCACGATTTAACAGATCGCGACCCTTTACAATGGGTGGGTACTGTCCCGAGTGGTTATAATAGTACCAATTTAAAAAATGAGGGCGTAAAAGTTTATACTGTGAAAAGGGAACTTCACCAGTTAGGGACGACAACCGGACAGACAGAATTTGGTCGTAAAATTACTTTGTATAACAGGGAAAGAACGATTTGCGATATTATTAGAAGCCGGAATAAGATGGACTCCGATCTCATCAATGAAACCATTCGGCGATATGTAGGGAGTAAAGATAAAAACATTCCACTTTTATTAAGGTATGCCGAACAGCTTAGAGTACAGAAGATTTTACAGAATTATTTGGAGATTTTGTTATGA
- a CDS encoding DUF6526 family protein translates to MEEKKLQTYKNHIRYHPLQHFVLMPISVITLVVASISTITSIVKGDFSFTTFLIMALVIMGIITSLLARMNPLKIQDRTIRVEEQLRHFILTGSPINPKITLPQLIALRFASDAEFPELAEKAALMSMTPDEIKNEIQQWRSDEHRI, encoded by the coding sequence TTGGAAGAAAAAAAGTTACAAACCTATAAAAATCACATACGTTATCATCCCCTACAACATTTTGTACTCATGCCGATTAGTGTGATTACGTTAGTGGTGGCGAGCATCTCTACCATTACTAGCATTGTGAAAGGAGACTTTTCCTTCACTACATTTTTAATAATGGCGCTAGTTATCATGGGTATCATTACAAGTCTACTAGCAAGAATGAATCCGTTAAAAATTCAAGACCGCACGATTCGAGTAGAGGAACAATTGCGCCATTTTATATTAACTGGATCACCAATCAATCCGAAGATTACGCTACCACAACTGATTGCCTTGCGCTTTGCATCAGATGCTGAATTTCCAGAGCTTGCTGAAAAAGCTGCATTAATGAGTATGACACCTGATGAAATAAAAAATGAAATTCAGCAATGGCGATCAGATGAGCATCGTATCTAA
- a CDS encoding FAD-dependent oxidoreductase — MKKRILVVGGVAGGASAAARLRRIDEHAEIIMFDKGPHVSFSNCSLPYYLSGVVENSESLVLMNPETFKKRYNIEARVNSEVIKINREEKTIIIQDLATEEFYEEAYDKLILSPGAAPIRPNKIEGINNPNVFTVRNVIDIQQLNGYIKEKSIKDVAVIGGGFIGVEVAENLRLADYNVSLVEFADQIMTPFDYDMAQILHKEMIDHRVNLIVNDGLAKIGEGFIETQSGKKIAAQAIILAIGVKPETQLAEKAGLEIGETGAIKVNTNYVTSDSDIYAVGDAIEVFHRLISKPTRLALAGPAQKQARAVADHIYGTPSRNLGVIGSSSIHLFDLNAASTGLNIRTAEAAGFSYDSVYIIPGDKVGLMPNSNVMHFKLVYETPTGRILGAQAIGKGNVDKRIDVIATMITMNGTLEDLKNLELTYSPMLGTAKDVVNHAALVALNQLYGRYSEVKVSQVRELVENNAFIIDAREKNEYQAGHLKTAINIPLSEFRNRLDEIPKDKPVYIHCRSGQRSYNMVIALRNLGYTTVFNISGSYLGINLYEYFNDFVTGREKIVTEYNFK, encoded by the coding sequence ATGAAAAAACGAATTTTAGTAGTTGGTGGAGTGGCCGGTGGAGCATCTGCTGCTGCAAGGTTACGTAGAATAGATGAACATGCAGAAATCATCATGTTTGATAAAGGACCGCATGTATCTTTTTCCAACTGTTCATTACCGTATTATTTAAGTGGAGTCGTTGAAAATAGTGAATCTTTGGTATTGATGAATCCGGAAACATTTAAGAAACGTTACAATATTGAAGCTAGAGTGAATAGCGAAGTGATAAAGATTAATCGTGAGGAAAAAACAATTATCATTCAGGATTTGGCAACTGAGGAGTTTTACGAAGAGGCTTATGATAAATTAATCTTATCTCCAGGTGCAGCACCTATACGTCCTAATAAGATTGAGGGCATAAATAATCCGAATGTTTTTACAGTGCGTAATGTGATAGATATTCAACAGTTAAATGGTTATATAAAAGAAAAGTCTATCAAAGATGTTGCAGTAATTGGTGGAGGATTTATCGGCGTTGAAGTGGCAGAAAACCTTCGCTTAGCTGATTATAACGTATCCTTAGTAGAATTCGCTGATCAAATCATGACACCATTTGATTATGATATGGCTCAAATCCTTCATAAGGAAATGATTGACCATCGTGTAAACCTCATCGTGAATGATGGTTTAGCCAAAATTGGTGAAGGTTTTATCGAAACACAATCTGGTAAAAAAATCGCAGCCCAGGCAATTATTTTAGCGATAGGTGTAAAACCTGAAACGCAACTAGCAGAAAAGGCTGGTTTGGAAATTGGTGAAACGGGTGCAATAAAAGTAAATACTAATTATGTAACAAGTGATTCCGATATTTATGCAGTTGGAGATGCCATTGAAGTGTTCCATCGCCTCATTTCTAAGCCAACACGCCTAGCTTTAGCCGGACCAGCTCAAAAACAAGCAAGGGCGGTAGCCGACCATATTTATGGTACGCCAAGCCGCAACCTAGGTGTGATCGGATCTTCCTCTATTCATCTATTTGACTTAAATGCGGCATCGACGGGATTAAACATAAGAACAGCTGAAGCTGCGGGGTTTAGTTATGATTCTGTGTATATCATACCTGGTGACAAAGTAGGGTTAATGCCAAATAGTAATGTCATGCATTTTAAGTTAGTGTATGAAACACCTACAGGCAGAATATTGGGTGCGCAAGCGATTGGGAAAGGCAATGTCGACAAACGTATCGATGTGATTGCAACAATGATTACGATGAATGGAACATTGGAAGATCTAAAAAATCTAGAATTAACTTACTCCCCAATGCTAGGTACGGCGAAGGACGTTGTCAATCATGCGGCATTAGTTGCATTGAACCAACTATACGGAAGATATAGCGAAGTGAAAGTCTCTCAAGTTCGCGAACTAGTCGAGAACAATGCTTTTATTATCGATGCTCGTGAGAAGAATGAATATCAGGCAGGACATTTAAAAACAGCTATTAATATTCCGCTAAGTGAATTTAGAAATCGTTTGGATGAAATACCGAAAGATAAGCCAGTTTATATCCATTGTCGCTCTGGGCAGCGAAGCTATAACATGGTTATTGCGCTGAGAAACTTAGGTTATACGACTGTATTTAATATCTCTGGATCTTACTTAGGCATTAATCTATATGAATACTTTAATGATTTCGTAACAGGAAGAGAAAAAATTGTTACTGAATATAATTTCAAATAA
- a CDS encoding sulfite exporter TauE/SafE family protein, with protein MDLTFIIVVFAIGFIGSFLSGMLGVGGSIIKYPMLLYIPPLFGLAAFTAHEVSGISAVQVLFASIAGVWAYRKGGYLNKQLIISMGGAILIGSLLGSYGSSYLSEQTVNIVYGILAVIAAVMMFVPKKPVDDMPLNEVTFNKPIAAILALIVGVASGIVGAAGGFLLVPIMLTVLHIPTRMTIATSLAVTFISSIGGSVGKLVTGQVNYWPAIIMIVASLLAAPLGVKIGKNMNTRVLQIILAFLIASTAVKIWFDILM; from the coding sequence ATGGATTTAACATTTATCATCGTAGTATTTGCAATTGGATTTATCGGTTCTTTTCTATCCGGTATGCTGGGTGTTGGCGGTTCTATCATTAAATACCCAATGCTATTATATATTCCACCTTTGTTTGGTCTCGCAGCCTTTACAGCCCATGAGGTTTCAGGTATCAGTGCGGTACAAGTACTGTTTGCGTCCATTGCCGGAGTCTGGGCATACCGAAAAGGTGGATATCTAAACAAGCAACTCATCATTTCTATGGGGGGAGCTATCCTAATTGGTAGCTTACTTGGCAGTTATGGATCCAGCTACCTATCAGAACAAACAGTGAATATTGTGTATGGTATTCTTGCTGTAATTGCTGCTGTGATGATGTTTGTCCCAAAAAAGCCAGTAGATGATATGCCGCTAAATGAAGTGACATTTAATAAGCCAATCGCAGCAATCTTAGCTTTAATAGTCGGAGTCGCATCTGGTATTGTTGGTGCCGCAGGAGGATTCCTACTCGTACCGATCATGTTAACCGTCCTACACATACCAACACGAATGACGATTGCAACAAGTCTAGCCGTTACATTTATTTCTTCCATCGGAGGTAGTGTAGGCAAACTCGTTACCGGTCAAGTGAATTATTGGCCAGCCATTATTATGATTGTAGCAAGTCTACTAGCAGCACCACTTGGAGTGAAAATTGGTAAAAACATGAATACAAGAGTTTTACAAATTATTTTAGCATTTCTGATTGCAAGTACGGCAGTGAAGATTTGGTTCGATATTTTAATGTAG
- a CDS encoding TetR/AcrR family transcriptional regulator → MILLESSNRQIRKKQLTIESLKNAFINLILENNSVELITIGEITNRADFNRGTFYIHYKDKIDLLEALYQDAIEGLHQALMLPYKGIDKVILNGVVPSTTLIFEHIEKNKKLFKALDLIRKNPDLYNRLEQMFWNLFTTEIQFERESESEFETEYEIFLSYQIHATLGVLKFWIKKDFNYSSKFMSEQLTSFYSEKVIAMHYKEHTF, encoded by the coding sequence ATGATATTGTTGGAAAGTTCAAATCGTCAAATTAGAAAAAAACAATTAACGATAGAGTCATTAAAGAATGCTTTCATTAATCTTATTTTGGAAAACAACAGTGTGGAATTAATTACGATTGGTGAAATTACCAATCGAGCCGATTTTAATAGGGGTACTTTCTATATCCACTACAAAGATAAAATTGATCTTTTGGAAGCTTTATATCAAGATGCTATCGAGGGTCTCCACCAAGCTCTAATGCTACCATACAAGGGTATTGATAAAGTAATTTTGAATGGAGTTGTCCCTTCGACAACGCTAATATTTGAACATATCGAAAAGAATAAAAAGTTATTTAAGGCCCTAGATCTGATTAGGAAAAATCCAGATTTATATAATCGTCTTGAACAAATGTTTTGGAATTTATTCACCACAGAAATTCAATTCGAAAGGGAATCCGAATCTGAATTTGAAACAGAATACGAGATCTTTCTAAGCTATCAGATTCATGCTACACTCGGTGTACTGAAGTTTTGGATTAAAAAGGACTTTAATTACTCTTCAAAATTTATGAGTGAACAACTAACATCTTTTTATTCAGAAAAAGTTATTGCGATGCATTATAAAGAACATACTTTTTAG
- the ytxJ gene encoding bacillithiol system redox-active protein YtxJ, whose protein sequence is MKRIESIEAWWELLKKSEEQPFLLFKFSMTCQSSLSAMKELKALETELPIYIVIVQKDRLVSDTIEKDLGVKHESPQLLILKGGKGIWQATHYKIKKSLLNEAIHMYV, encoded by the coding sequence ATGAAACGAATTGAATCGATAGAAGCTTGGTGGGAGTTATTGAAAAAATCCGAAGAGCAACCTTTTCTTTTATTCAAATTCAGTATGACATGCCAAAGTAGCTTATCAGCCATGAAAGAATTAAAAGCACTTGAAACAGAGCTACCTATATACATAGTCATTGTGCAGAAGGATAGACTTGTTTCAGATACGATTGAAAAAGACCTTGGAGTGAAGCATGAATCACCCCAACTTCTAATTTTGAAAGGTGGAAAGGGAATTTGGCAAGCTACTCATTACAAAATAAAAAAGTCACTTTTAAACGAAGCCATTCATATGTATGTTTAA
- a CDS encoding 6-phospho-beta-glucosidase, whose protein sequence is MSKGIKIVTIGGGSSYTPELVEGFIKRYDELPVRELWLVDIEAGKEKLEIVGNLAKRMIEKAGLPIQVHLTLDRKAALQDADFVTTQFRVGLLDARAKDERIPLSHGVLGQETNGPGGLLKGLRTIPVILDIIKDIKVFCPAAWLINFTNPAGMVTEAVLRYTDHKRIVGLCNVPIGIEMGVAKLLDVDHSRIRIDFAGLNHMVYGLDVYLDGVSVKEKVIELLANPENSSFVKNVEGQGWEPEFIRALNALTCPYHLYYYKKDEMLQKELENFKNGTTRAEVVKKLEEELFELYKDQDLAVKPPQLEERGGAYYSDAAVRLISSIYNDKRDIQPVNTINNGAIASIPFDSAVEVSCVITKEGPKPIISGDLPVAVRGLVQQIKSFERVAAEAAVTGNYDTALLAMTINPLVPSDTVGKAILDEMLEAHKEHLPQFFQRVEV, encoded by the coding sequence ATGAGTAAAGGGATTAAGATTGTTACGATTGGTGGAGGTTCAAGCTATACTCCAGAATTAGTGGAAGGATTTATTAAAAGATACGATGAACTGCCTGTAAGGGAATTGTGGTTGGTGGATATAGAAGCGGGTAAGGAAAAACTAGAAATCGTGGGGAACCTTGCGAAAAGAATGATAGAAAAAGCGGGTCTTCCTATTCAAGTCCATTTAACGCTTGATCGAAAAGCTGCTTTACAGGATGCCGATTTTGTGACGACACAATTTCGTGTAGGCTTGCTAGATGCGCGTGCAAAGGATGAAAGAATTCCGTTAAGCCATGGAGTACTTGGACAAGAAACAAATGGGCCAGGTGGACTTTTGAAGGGATTGCGTACAATTCCGGTCATTTTAGATATTATTAAAGACATTAAAGTTTTCTGTCCAGCCGCATGGTTGATTAACTTTACGAATCCTGCTGGCATGGTAACAGAAGCGGTTCTTAGATATACGGACCATAAGAGAATCGTCGGGTTATGTAACGTTCCAATCGGTATCGAGATGGGAGTTGCAAAACTTTTAGATGTCGACCATTCACGTATCCGTATAGATTTCGCTGGTTTAAATCATATGGTATACGGATTGGATGTCTATCTAGATGGAGTGAGTGTAAAGGAGAAAGTCATTGAGCTGTTAGCGAATCCGGAAAATAGTAGTTTTGTTAAAAACGTAGAAGGACAAGGCTGGGAGCCAGAATTTATACGTGCATTAAATGCCCTCACTTGCCCTTATCATCTTTACTACTATAAAAAAGATGAAATGCTGCAAAAAGAGTTGGAAAACTTTAAAAATGGTACAACGAGAGCGGAAGTAGTGAAGAAGCTTGAAGAAGAATTGTTCGAGCTGTACAAGGACCAGGATTTGGCGGTTAAACCACCTCAGTTAGAGGAAAGAGGTGGGGCGTATTACAGTGATGCAGCTGTACGTTTAATTTCCTCTATTTATAACGATAAGCGAGACATTCAGCCGGTTAATACCATTAATAATGGGGCCATTGCTAGCATACCGTTTGACTCCGCTGTTGAGGTCAGCTGTGTCATTACGAAAGAAGGTCCCAAGCCAATCATTAGCGGAGATTTACCAGTCGCAGTGAGAGGTTTAGTGCAACAAATAAAATCTTTTGAACGGGTAGCAGCTGAGGCGGCAGTGACAGGAAACTATGATACAGCACTGCTTGCCATGACCATCAATCCTCTCGTTCCGTCAGATACAGTTGGCAAAGCCATTTTGGATGAAATGCTAGAAGCGCATAAAGAGCACTTGCCACAATTTTTTCAGCGTGTAGAAGTATAA
- a CDS encoding SDR family NAD(P)-dependent oxidoreductase, giving the protein MGRLTGKVALITGAGNGQGSSEAYLFAKEGAKVIATDIQFDNVSDVVERINNEFPGSAIALKHDVSSEEDWKKVAEEGVNKFGLINVLINNAGILSMQSFTDVTYDIWKRALDINAWSQFAGIKTVVPYMKKAGSGSIVNIGSLASIIAAGGFNPYTASKGAIEALTRAAALELGPDNIRVNSVHPGGIDTQMTRDTFTTEEARQAVTNMVPLKRLGQPEDVANLVLFLASDDSSYITGTEQIIDGGVWIQ; this is encoded by the coding sequence TTGGGACGTTTAACAGGAAAAGTAGCTTTAATTACAGGTGCTGGTAATGGTCAAGGTTCAAGTGAAGCCTATCTATTTGCTAAAGAAGGGGCTAAGGTAATTGCTACGGATATACAATTCGATAATGTTTCAGATGTAGTCGAAAGGATTAACAATGAGTTCCCTGGGAGTGCTATTGCTTTAAAACATGATGTATCCTCGGAAGAAGATTGGAAAAAGGTTGCAGAGGAAGGTGTTAACAAGTTTGGCTTAATTAATGTTTTGATAAACAATGCCGGAATACTTTCTATGCAATCTTTTACAGATGTAACGTATGATATTTGGAAAAGAGCCCTCGATATTAATGCATGGAGCCAATTTGCAGGTATCAAAACTGTGGTCCCTTATATGAAGAAAGCTGGATCTGGTTCTATCGTAAATATTGGTTCACTTGCCAGCATTATCGCAGCGGGTGGATTTAATCCTTATACGGCAAGTAAAGGTGCGATAGAAGCATTGACTAGGGCAGCAGCGCTTGAATTAGGGCCTGATAATATTCGAGTAAATTCGGTTCATCCGGGCGGAATTGATACTCAAATGACAAGAGACACATTTACTACAGAAGAGGCAAGGCAAGCCGTTACAAATATGGTGCCACTAAAACGATTAGGCCAACCAGAAGACGTAGCCAATCTCGTACTCTTCTTAGCTAGTGATGATTCATCCTATATTACCGGAACCGAACAAATAATTGATGGTGGAGTTTGGATTCAATAA
- a CDS encoding c-type cytochrome codes for MRKTSTFVLGFLFVVTLAVIGLMANQLEKKELEVATNTENAGQEMEEKVAGIRHTPPSLDDVPEGPLGEAILRGYALTNDTSNVLRAEAATTADGEQLVNNLSCTSCHAGAGLDENSSSLVGVSAVYPMYIPRSGQIVTLEERINGCMVRSMDGQKFAMDDEDMDAMVAYMTYISEGIPVGADLPWRHQNSLDDLPTPSIADGEQLYQQSCIACHASDGSGTGSNTGPRLWGEGSFNDGAGLARMTKMAGYIQNNMPVGAEKTLSDQEASDLAAFILSQDRPEWANHDKDWPNGGRPTDIMTKDLRQQAQDGTIDWDEVLGKNKQ; via the coding sequence GTGAGAAAGACATCGACTTTTGTACTAGGATTCTTATTTGTTGTTACTCTTGCAGTTATCGGTTTGATGGCTAATCAATTGGAAAAGAAAGAACTAGAAGTCGCAACGAACACTGAAAATGCGGGACAAGAAATGGAAGAAAAAGTAGCGGGGATTAGGCATACTCCGCCATCTCTCGACGATGTGCCTGAAGGGCCTCTCGGAGAAGCAATTTTAAGAGGGTATGCGTTAACAAATGACACGTCAAATGTACTGAGAGCGGAAGCAGCTACGACGGCTGATGGTGAACAACTTGTCAACAACCTATCTTGTACAAGCTGTCACGCGGGAGCTGGACTGGACGAAAACTCTTCGTCATTGGTCGGCGTATCAGCAGTCTATCCGATGTATATTCCCCGTTCGGGTCAAATTGTAACATTAGAAGAACGAATCAATGGGTGTATGGTCAGAAGTATGGATGGTCAGAAATTTGCTATGGATGATGAAGACATGGATGCAATGGTTGCTTATATGACGTATATATCTGAAGGAATTCCTGTAGGCGCAGATTTACCTTGGCGTCACCAGAATAGCCTAGATGATTTGCCAACACCGAGCATAGCAGATGGAGAACAGTTATATCAGCAATCTTGTATCGCTTGCCATGCTAGCGATGGATCAGGAACAGGCTCTAACACAGGCCCTAGACTATGGGGGGAAGGTTCATTCAATGATGGAGCTGGACTTGCACGAATGACGAAAATGGCAGGTTATATTCAAAATAATATGCCGGTAGGCGCTGAAAAAACATTAAGCGACCAAGAGGCAAGCGATCTTGCAGCTTTCATTTTATCGCAAGATCGTCCAGAGTGGGCGAATCACGATAAAGACTGGCCAAATGGCGGTCGCCCAACAGATATTATGACGAAAGATCTTCGCCAACAAGCACAAGATGGCACGATTGATTGGGATGAAGTGCTCGGGAAGAATAAACAATAA
- a CDS encoding nucleotidyl transferase AbiEii/AbiGii toxin family protein — translation MKTTRQLKDLIRNVARDKDINAQLLMRNYMLERLLERISLSELKDKFILKGGMLVAALVGIDMRSTMDMDATIKGYPVTETALREVFEKILSVTVDDGVQMTLTKIETIRDEDEYNGYRLTINSNLENMRVPLKVDITTGDEITPREVSYTFDLLLENRTIEILAYNIESVLAEKLETIISRGLANTRMRDFYDIHILLATQSERIEKSVLVSAVQATAEKRGSVHLLKDGLEILNEVFGSSDSEKKWTRYQKQFVYADEITWDEIKQATLKLWSLMEDLFE, via the coding sequence ATGAAAACGACCAGACAACTGAAAGACTTAATTCGGAATGTAGCAAGGGACAAAGATATAAATGCCCAGTTGTTGATGCGGAACTATATGTTAGAAAGACTCCTAGAGAGAATTTCTTTATCGGAGCTTAAAGACAAGTTTATACTAAAAGGTGGGATGCTAGTAGCAGCACTAGTTGGTATTGACATGAGATCCACGATGGATATGGACGCTACTATTAAAGGATATCCGGTGACAGAAACAGCCTTGAGGGAAGTATTTGAGAAGATATTATCTGTAACAGTCGATGACGGAGTTCAAATGACATTAACAAAAATTGAAACAATCCGCGATGAGGATGAGTACAACGGTTACAGGCTTACTATTAACTCAAATCTTGAGAATATGAGAGTACCTTTAAAGGTCGATATCACAACAGGGGATGAAATTACACCCAGGGAGGTTTCTTATACTTTTGATTTACTGCTTGAGAATCGTACAATCGAGATACTAGCCTATAACATTGAATCAGTTCTGGCGGAAAAACTGGAAACAATTATATCAAGGGGTCTTGCCAATACGAGGATGAGAGACTTCTATGATATCCATATTTTATTAGCAACTCAAAGTGAACGGATTGAAAAAAGCGTTTTAGTATCTGCAGTTCAGGCTACTGCGGAAAAAAGAGGATCAGTTCATCTATTGAAAGATGGTTTGGAAATATTGAATGAGGTATTTGGCAGTAGTGATTCTGAGAAAAAGTGGACAAGATATCAAAAACAATTCGTTTATGCGGACGAAATTACTTGGGATGAAATTAAACAGGCTACTTTGAAATTATGGAGTCTTATGGAGGATTTGTTTGAGTGA
- a CDS encoding thioredoxin family protein: protein MKGKAMITLTSLTSVEKFIDEHPLSFLYVSRTNCSVCHALLPQVKDLLKELPLIQLGHINADDVEEIAGRLSIFTVPALLLFVDGKEILREARFVQMQALHEKISKVYQMVVTESE from the coding sequence ATGAAAGGAAAAGCTATGATTACACTAACATCACTTACCTCGGTAGAAAAGTTTATCGACGAGCATCCACTTAGTTTTTTGTATGTATCAAGAACTAATTGTAGCGTATGTCACGCTTTATTGCCCCAGGTGAAGGATTTACTAAAAGAACTTCCGCTCATACAGCTGGGACACATCAACGCAGATGATGTCGAAGAAATAGCTGGACGTCTTTCGATTTTTACGGTACCTGCACTACTTTTATTTGTAGATGGTAAAGAAATTTTAAGGGAAGCGCGTTTTGTTCAAATGCAAGCTTTGCATGAAAAGATAAGCAAAGTATATCAAATGGTTGTTACGGAATCAGAGTGA
- a CDS encoding metal-sensitive transcriptional regulator, whose protein sequence is MDYNDQMKNRVKRMEGQLRGILKMMEDNKDCKEVITQLSAVRSAVDRTIGVIVSSNLVECVQEAEKNGEKMDELIQEAVNLLVKSR, encoded by the coding sequence ATGGATTACAATGATCAAATGAAAAATAGAGTCAAGCGCATGGAAGGGCAACTTCGTGGAATTTTAAAAATGATGGAAGACAACAAAGACTGTAAAGAGGTCATTACGCAGTTGTCCGCAGTACGCTCAGCAGTAGATCGAACAATAGGCGTGATTGTGAGTTCAAACCTAGTTGAGTGTGTTCAAGAGGCTGAAAAAAACGGAGAAAAAATGGATGAACTCATTCAAGAGGCTGTCAACTTACTTGTAAAAAGTAGATAG
- a CDS encoding MurR/RpiR family transcriptional regulator — protein MFTNEVITTFNDLEMLLYKYIMENREKVVYMRIRDLADEAHVSTSTIMRFCRKLNCEGFSEFKVKLKLLIDEKRPNPAIKSNEYVLAEFFERTQNKKFMAKIEEAASVIAKTKTIIFIGFGSSGTLAEYGSRYFSSVGKFSMYIKDWFVPIHTDLNSSITIALSVSGDSSFTLSHVQKLKEQGSKILSITNNEQSTMAKLSDINISYYVTEEWIGSMNVTTQIPVIFILEEIARKVYEINREGK, from the coding sequence TTGTTTACGAACGAAGTAATCACGACATTCAATGATCTCGAGATGCTACTTTATAAATACATCATGGAGAATAGGGAAAAAGTTGTTTATATGCGGATACGTGACCTGGCAGACGAAGCGCATGTTTCCACTTCAACGATTATGAGATTTTGTAGAAAATTAAATTGTGAAGGTTTCTCAGAATTCAAAGTAAAACTCAAGCTTTTAATTGATGAAAAAAGACCTAACCCGGCCATAAAAAGTAACGAGTATGTATTAGCGGAATTTTTTGAGCGAACTCAAAATAAGAAATTCATGGCTAAGATAGAGGAAGCGGCAAGTGTTATTGCCAAAACGAAGACGATCATTTTTATTGGATTTGGCAGTTCAGGAACACTCGCTGAATATGGTTCTAGGTATTTTTCAAGCGTAGGCAAGTTCTCTATGTATATAAAAGATTGGTTTGTGCCCATTCACACTGACTTGAATAGTAGTATCACCATTGCTCTTTCTGTTTCCGGAGATAGTTCTTTTACTTTATCGCACGTTCAAAAGTTGAAGGAGCAGGGCAGTAAGATTTTAAGTATTACCAACAACGAACAGTCTACGATGGCTAAACTATCCGATATCAATATTTCCTATTATGTAACGGAGGAGTGGATTGGAAGTATGAACGTCACCACGCAAATTCCCGTTATTTTTATATTGGAGGAAATCGCACGGAAGGTGTATGAAATAAATAGAGAGGGAAAATAA